One window from the genome of Candidatus Limnocylindrales bacterium encodes:
- a CDS encoding ATP-binding protein codes for MDDDRMGEAVNVTMGMQWASQKTPSQAIRLLMPVVLSGLLFFLDLHAPDSMMFGLPYLLVVVLAQATSGPLGAAIAAASAATLVLVAPFLSSGAAAPAIVDPAWMAAIGRTTVVAAIAMVVVFLRQRDSARAMLRQQVDVVESSAGQRSDQLRLVNAQLHREIAERRRAELRSGYLASIVESSADAIIGQSLSGTIVSWNAGATRVYGYTREQIIDRSSSMLIPPEHEAELVSLVARVAGGERVDEVESVRLRSDGTSFDVSASFSPILDDRGAIIGVSMIERDITRRMRAEEALQSLNVELEEKVRQRTEDLEIAVGELEAFSYSVSHDLRAPLRAMNGFVETLVEDVGERLSDDERELLGRIERAAGRMDHIINDLLTLSRAGNDRIEKEVVNLAEVARSIIEELRSVSPGRKIEWEIGNGLLAWGDAGLLRLVVQNLLGNAFKYTETRPEAHIAIGVHQRAGDSVSYFVRDNGIGFDPKQTGQLFRPFSRLHRSDQFEGSGIGLATVERIVRRHGGSVSAEGRLGEGATFLFRLPVPKRTQSALDDDVFVGGDDAAAPAVA; via the coding sequence ATGGACGACGACAGAATGGGGGAGGCCGTGAACGTAACGATGGGAATGCAATGGGCGTCCCAGAAGACGCCGTCACAGGCGATTCGGCTGCTCATGCCGGTCGTCCTTTCCGGCCTTCTTTTCTTCCTCGATCTTCACGCTCCCGACAGCATGATGTTCGGGCTTCCGTATCTGCTGGTCGTCGTGCTGGCTCAGGCGACGTCCGGTCCGCTCGGTGCAGCGATTGCCGCAGCCTCCGCAGCCACGCTGGTCCTGGTCGCGCCGTTTCTTAGTTCGGGCGCCGCCGCGCCGGCGATCGTCGACCCTGCATGGATGGCTGCGATCGGACGCACGACGGTCGTCGCCGCGATCGCAATGGTCGTCGTCTTTCTTCGCCAGCGGGATTCGGCGCGCGCGATGCTGCGCCAGCAGGTCGACGTCGTGGAGTCCTCCGCCGGCCAGCGAAGTGACCAGCTTCGCCTCGTCAACGCGCAGCTTCACCGCGAGATCGCCGAACGGCGCCGGGCCGAGCTGCGTTCCGGTTACCTCGCGTCGATCGTCGAATCGTCGGCCGACGCGATCATCGGACAATCCCTTTCGGGAACCATCGTCAGCTGGAACGCCGGCGCGACGCGCGTGTACGGCTACACGCGCGAGCAGATCATCGATCGCTCGTCGTCGATGCTGATTCCGCCCGAGCACGAGGCTGAGCTGGTTTCGCTCGTCGCGCGCGTGGCCGGGGGAGAGCGGGTCGACGAAGTCGAATCGGTGCGGCTGCGCAGCGACGGTACGAGCTTCGATGTCTCGGCCAGCTTCTCGCCGATTCTCGACGATCGCGGTGCGATCATCGGCGTGTCGATGATCGAGCGCGACATCACGCGCCGCATGCGTGCGGAAGAAGCCCTGCAGAGCCTCAACGTCGAGCTCGAGGAAAAAGTCCGTCAGCGCACCGAGGATCTCGAGATCGCGGTCGGCGAGCTCGAAGCATTCAGCTACTCGGTCTCCCACGATCTCAGAGCGCCGCTGCGGGCGATGAACGGTTTTGTCGAGACTCTGGTCGAGGACGTCGGCGAGCGCCTGAGCGACGACGAGCGCGAGCTGCTCGGCCGGATCGAGCGCGCCGCGGGACGCATGGACCACATCATCAACGATCTGCTCACGCTGTCGCGGGCCGGAAACGACCGGATCGAAAAGGAAGTCGTCAACCTTGCCGAGGTTGCACGATCGATCATCGAAGAGCTGCGCTCGGTGTCGCCGGGCCGCAAGATCGAATGGGAAATCGGAAACGGGCTGCTTGCATGGGGCGACGCGGGGCTGCTCCGCCTCGTCGTGCAGAATCTTCTCGGCAATGCGTTCAAGTACACCGAGACCCGGCCGGAGGCGCACATCGCGATCGGTGTGCACCAGAGAGCGGGTGATTCGGTTTCGTACTTCGTCCGCGACAACGGAATCGGCTTCGATCCGAAACAGACCGGCCAGCTGTTCCGTCCGTTCTCGCGCCTGCATCGCAGCGACCAGTTCGAAGGCTCCGGCATCGGGCTGGCGACCGTCGAACGGATCGTCCGGCGGCACGGCGGCTCGGTCTCGGCCGAGGGCCGCCTCGGCGAGGGAGCGACGTTCCTGTTCCGCCTTCCGGTCCCCAAGCGAACGCAGTCGGCACTCGAC
- a CDS encoding lysyl oxidase family protein: MTTRAARTVGAGLAAAAIGLLGPVRASALPDLVPEIFNITVATQNVLAGDVVEGCAGGQYDRRLVKFSLKTTNIGPDDLILGDPGCPNCSLNPGAECTNPLFECGAAHGHAHFGAFANSEILDENDQVVAIGHKYGFCLLDLICPNKHYSCSYQGLTAGCSDVYSSGLPCQYIDITDAGLPDGIYKLRVHVNPDGVLSESDQSNNTIETLFTLGQTEQICPTYAASDIPKPIPDLGTATSSVTVPDIGEVTSIRLHMSGTHTYVGDLDAQLTSPSATTRTMFANICGNADNFSLYLGDEAVDPLICPATDPSVLRIPNQSFAPFMGENAAGNWTLTVHDNRSNDTGTLQSWSLEICSICGNGLLDPGEVCDDGNAADGDCCSSDCQTIGPDGASCEDGDSCTVGDTCSGGVCVEGTPLQCDPCLICSSSAGCVVPDIVYPCQEPPSGGSLLMLRHSDDDPTRDSLVWRWRSETPVELDEFGAPDIVTDISLCVYQGDELVMSSTAPAASICDLGALCWDREEHMASYVDPDSLYDGFSSMRIREGTTGKISVRGRGAGLELGDLMLPAPLTVRMLRSDGTPCWQANYDSVLASSERVLKARSR, encoded by the coding sequence ATGACGACCAGAGCAGCTCGGACCGTGGGCGCGGGACTGGCCGCAGCGGCAATCGGCCTTCTCGGGCCGGTTCGCGCCTCTGCCCTGCCCGATCTCGTACCGGAGATCTTCAACATCACCGTCGCGACGCAGAACGTTCTGGCAGGAGACGTGGTCGAAGGCTGCGCCGGCGGGCAGTACGACCGCCGCCTGGTCAAGTTCTCGCTGAAAACCACGAACATCGGTCCCGACGATCTCATCCTCGGCGATCCGGGCTGCCCGAACTGCAGCCTGAACCCGGGCGCAGAGTGCACCAATCCATTGTTCGAATGCGGCGCCGCGCATGGTCACGCGCATTTCGGCGCATTCGCCAACAGCGAGATCCTCGACGAGAACGACCAGGTGGTCGCAATCGGCCACAAGTACGGATTCTGCCTTCTCGACCTGATCTGTCCGAACAAGCATTACAGCTGCTCGTACCAGGGCCTCACAGCTGGCTGCAGCGACGTCTACAGCTCCGGCCTTCCGTGCCAGTACATCGACATTACCGACGCCGGCCTTCCCGACGGAATCTACAAGCTGCGCGTGCACGTCAATCCCGACGGCGTCCTGAGCGAATCCGACCAATCCAACAACACCATCGAAACATTGTTCACGCTCGGCCAGACCGAACAGATCTGCCCGACCTACGCGGCGAGCGACATTCCGAAGCCGATTCCCGATCTCGGCACCGCCACGTCGAGCGTCACCGTTCCCGACATCGGCGAGGTCACGTCGATCCGACTGCACATGAGCGGAACGCACACGTACGTCGGCGATCTCGATGCGCAACTGACGAGCCCGTCGGCGACGACGCGCACGATGTTCGCGAACATCTGCGGCAACGCCGACAACTTCTCCCTTTACCTCGGCGACGAGGCGGTCGACCCGCTGATCTGCCCGGCCACCGATCCGTCGGTGCTGCGCATCCCGAACCAGAGCTTCGCGCCGTTTATGGGTGAGAACGCGGCCGGCAACTGGACCCTGACCGTTCACGACAACCGCTCCAACGACACCGGCACGCTCCAGAGCTGGAGCCTCGAGATCTGCTCGATCTGCGGAAACGGCCTTCTCGACCCCGGCGAAGTCTGCGACGACGGCAATGCCGCCGACGGCGATTGCTGCTCGAGCGACTGCCAGACGATCGGTCCCGATGGCGCGAGCTGCGAAGACGGCGACTCCTGTACGGTTGGTGATACCTGCTCGGGCGGCGTCTGCGTCGAGGGGACGCCCCTCCAGTGCGATCCGTGCCTTATCTGCAGTTCGTCTGCCGGCTGCGTCGTGCCCGACATCGTCTATCCGTGCCAGGAGCCTCCGAGCGGAGGCTCGCTGCTGATGCTTCGTCACTCCGACGACGATCCGACGCGCGACTCTCTCGTATGGCGCTGGCGCAGCGAAACTCCGGTCGAGCTCGATGAGTTCGGCGCGCCGGACATCGTCACCGACATCTCGCTGTGCGTCTATCAGGGCGACGAGCTGGTGATGAGCTCGACGGCGCCGGCGGCGTCGATATGCGATCTCGGCGCGCTGTGCTGGGACCGCGAAGAGCACATGGCAAGTTACGTCGATCCCGACTCGCTGTACGACGGCTTTTCGTCGATGCGCATCCGCGAAGGAACCACCGGAAAGATCTCGGTGCGCGGCCGCGGCGCCGGTCTCGAGCTCGGCGACCTGATGCTGCCTGCGCCGCTGACCGTACGCATGTTGCGAAGCGACGGCACGCCCTGCTGGCAGGCGAACTACGACAGCGTGCTCGCATCGAGCGAGCGCGTGCTCAAGGCGCGCAGCCGCTGA
- a CDS encoding aldehyde dehydrogenase family protein, giving the protein MHTFEKILVGGKWIEPNGSGHFDIVNPTTEEICGRIPRADRTDVDAAVRAARSALVDWKLTPAEERGRCLRAIADEMDARAGELGDVIVEELGSPAAMTAQYMVGFPASTIRFYADLLTRGEFPFEQRIGNSVVVREPKGVVAAITPWNYPIHQITAKVGPALAAGCTVVVKPSCEVALSCFLFAEIAGRHLPPGVFNFLSGKGSEIGEAMATHPDVDMVSLTGSTDVGRRIMALAAQSIKEVSLELGGKAANVILDDADPSVIRAGVHHAYTNAGQTCAAWTRMLVPRSMHEEACRIAKDVAENVIKTGDPRVPPAPGTTRMGPQVSRHQYESVREHIRRGIEEGATLVAGGLERPEDLERGFFVRPTVFGDVTPDMSIAQEEIFGPVLTILPYDGEDDAVRIANGTIFGLGGAIWSKDVERAMRVGRRIDTGGIDINGGTFNTVAPFRGIKQSGIGCELGVYGLEEYLTTKSFQLPVDGKIAAYLEGRFEARPAGSSRA; this is encoded by the coding sequence ATGCATACCTTCGAGAAGATTCTTGTCGGCGGAAAATGGATCGAGCCCAACGGCTCCGGCCACTTCGACATCGTCAATCCAACCACCGAAGAAATCTGCGGCCGGATTCCGCGCGCAGACAGGACCGATGTCGACGCGGCGGTTCGTGCGGCGCGCAGCGCGCTGGTCGACTGGAAGCTCACGCCGGCCGAAGAGCGTGGCCGCTGCCTGCGCGCAATCGCCGACGAGATGGACGCGCGTGCCGGCGAGCTCGGCGACGTCATCGTCGAAGAGCTCGGATCCCCGGCCGCGATGACCGCGCAGTATATGGTGGGCTTTCCCGCCTCGACGATCCGTTTCTACGCGGATCTGCTGACGCGCGGCGAGTTCCCGTTCGAGCAGCGCATCGGCAACTCGGTCGTCGTACGCGAACCGAAGGGCGTCGTTGCAGCGATCACGCCGTGGAACTACCCGATCCATCAGATCACCGCGAAAGTCGGACCGGCGCTTGCCGCGGGCTGCACGGTCGTCGTCAAGCCGAGCTGCGAAGTTGCGTTGTCGTGTTTCCTGTTCGCCGAGATCGCCGGGCGCCATCTGCCGCCGGGCGTCTTCAATTTCCTCTCGGGCAAGGGCAGCGAGATCGGCGAAGCGATGGCCACGCATCCGGACGTCGACATGGTATCGCTTACCGGCAGCACCGACGTCGGCCGCCGGATCATGGCGCTGGCTGCACAGTCCATCAAGGAAGTATCGCTCGAGCTCGGCGGCAAGGCCGCCAACGTGATCCTCGACGATGCCGATCCTTCGGTGATCCGCGCCGGAGTCCATCATGCGTATACGAACGCGGGTCAGACGTGTGCGGCATGGACGCGGATGCTCGTGCCTCGCTCGATGCACGAAGAGGCGTGCCGCATCGCGAAAGACGTCGCTGAGAACGTGATCAAAACCGGCGATCCGCGCGTGCCGCCGGCGCCGGGCACCACACGCATGGGACCGCAGGTCAGCCGCCACCAGTACGAAAGCGTCCGCGAGCACATCCGGCGCGGAATCGAAGAAGGCGCGACACTGGTTGCCGGCGGGCTCGAACGGCCCGAGGATCTCGAGCGCGGGTTTTTTGTACGGCCTACAGTTTTCGGCGATGTGACGCCGGACATGTCGATTGCGCAGGAGGAAATCTTCGGTCCCGTGCTGACGATCCTTCCGTACGACGGTGAAGACGACGCGGTGCGCATCGCAAACGGCACGATTTTCGGCCTCGGCGGCGCAATCTGGTCGAAAGACGTCGAGCGGGCGATGCGGGTCGGTCGCCGCATCGACACTGGCGGGATCGACATCAACGGCGGCACCTTCAACACGGTGGCGCCGTTTCGCGGGATCAAGCAGTCGGGAATCGGCTGCGAGCTCGGCGTCTACGGGCTCGAAGAGTATCTGACGACCAAGTCGTTCCAGCTTCCGGTCGACGGAAAGATCGCCGCCTATCTCGAAGGTCGCTTCGAAGCGCGGCCGGCCGGCAGCTCCCGGGCCTGA